One part of the Gossypium raimondii isolate GPD5lz chromosome 1, ASM2569854v1, whole genome shotgun sequence genome encodes these proteins:
- the LOC105786170 gene encoding probable calcium-binding protein CML44, whose protein sequence is MSPLSKNDLRRIFEKLDKNGDGLVSLEELNWLLERIGVQFSLEELESLVGKPCLGFEEFLFFYDSISNHNTKIEAAFDDEEEEEEIRMVHGGGDDDDDDDDHGDSDLAKAFKVFDLNGDGFISCEELQSVLVRLGLWDEKNGKDCRNMICFYDTNLDGMIDFEEFKNMMLRSVS, encoded by the coding sequence ATGTCTCCCCTTAGCAAGAACGACTTGCGACGGATTTTCGAGAAGCTTGACAAGAATGGGGATGGCTTGGTTAGCCTGGAGGAGCTTAATTGGTTGCTTGAGAGAATCGGAGTCCAGTTTAGCCTTGAAGAATTGGAGTCCTTAGTGGGAAAACCTTGTCTTGGCTTTGAAGAATTCTTGTTCTTCTATGATTCCATCTCCAACCACAACACCAAGATTGAGGCAGCCTTTGATGAtgaggaggaggaagaagaaataAGGATGGTTCATGGTGgcggtgatgatgatgatgatgatgatgatcatgGAGACAGTGACCTTGCCAAGGCATTCAAGGTGTTTGACTTGAATGGTGATGGCTTCATTTCATGTGAGGAGCTTCAAAGCGTGTTGGTAAGACTTGGTTTATGGGATGAAAAGAATGGCAAAGATTGCAGGAACATGATTTGCTTCTATGACACCAACTTGGATGGTATGATTGATTTTGAAGAATTCAAAAACATGATGCTACGTTCCGTTTCTTAA
- the LOC105786171 gene encoding agamous-like MADS-box protein MADS9 produces the protein MGRGKIEIKRIENSSNRQVTYSKRRNGIMKKAKEITILCDAKVSLIIFGSSGKMHEYCSPSTNLVDILDQYQKTSGKKLWDAKHENLSNEIDRIKKENDNMQIELRHLKGEDITSLPYKELMAIEDALENGLTYVRGKQMDVLDKTWKNTKFLEEDYKQLSFILNQQQVAYESAREQMDHGYQRARDYNSQMSSTFQVQPMQPNLQERM, from the exons atggggAGGGGGAAGATTGAGATCAAGAGGATTGAGAACTCAAGTAACAGGCAGGTTACTTATTCAAAGAGAAGGAATGGGATTATGAAGAAAGCTAAAGAGATTACTATACTGTGTGATGCTAAAGTTTCTCTTATTATCTTCGGTAGTTCTGGCAAGATGCACGAGTATTGCAGCCCTTCTACTAA TTTGGTCGATATTTTGGACCAATATCAGAAGACTTCCGGGAAGAAGTTATGGGATGCTAAACATGAG AATCTCAGCAATGAAATTGATAGAATCAAGAAAGAGAACGATAACATGCAGATTGAACTGAG GCATTTGAAAGGGGAGGATATCACCTCTTTGCCTTACAAGGAGCTGATGGCCATAGAGGATGCCCTTGAAAATGGGCTTACCTATGTTCGTGGCAAACAG ATGGATGTCCTTGATAAGACATGGAAAAAT ACTAAATTCCTGGAGGAGGACTACAAACAGCTCAGTTTCATTCTG AATCAACAACAAGTCGCTTATGAAAGTGCAAGAGAGCAGATGGATCATGGATACCAGCGAGCCCGGGACTACAACTCACAGATGTCTTCCACCTTCCAAGTGCAGCCAATGCAGCCAAACTTACAAGAGAGAATGTAA